From uncultured Roseateles sp., the proteins below share one genomic window:
- a CDS encoding sigma-70 family RNA polymerase sigma factor: protein MNATSSVHTRLRSPPHRAELDAGDSPQPCHDPDSVEALFDDPADTPSPVTEHALPAGCKPCADDAQLATWMAQIAERDERALSALYDATLSRVYGLVLRIVRRPAWAEEVVEDTYFQVWRQALRFDASRGRALTWLLGMARSRAIDALRRESRFDHDTLDDDEAPTLVDTGLRALDELLDLSQGQATLQRALLALGAQPRQLVALAFLRGLSHEEIAAQTELPLGTVKSQIRRALIILRQLLSEPGARALSA, encoded by the coding sequence ATGAACGCCACATCCTCTGTTCACACCCGCCTGCGCAGCCCACCCCACCGGGCCGAGCTGGATGCGGGCGACTCGCCGCAACCCTGCCACGACCCGGACTCGGTCGAGGCGCTGTTCGATGACCCCGCCGATACGCCGAGCCCGGTGACCGAGCATGCCCTGCCCGCCGGCTGCAAACCCTGTGCCGACGATGCGCAGCTGGCCACCTGGATGGCACAGATCGCCGAACGCGACGAGCGCGCGCTGTCGGCGCTCTACGACGCCACCTTGAGCCGCGTCTACGGCCTGGTGCTGCGCATCGTGCGCCGGCCGGCCTGGGCCGAGGAGGTGGTCGAGGACACCTACTTCCAGGTCTGGCGCCAGGCACTGCGTTTCGATGCCAGCCGCGGCCGGGCGCTGACCTGGCTTCTGGGCATGGCCCGCTCGCGCGCCATCGACGCCTTGCGCCGCGAATCCCGCTTCGATCACGACACCCTGGACGACGACGAGGCCCCCACCCTGGTCGATACCGGCCTGCGCGCGCTGGACGAGTTGCTGGACCTGAGCCAGGGCCAGGCCACCTTGCAGCGCGCGCTGCTGGCCCTGGGCGCCCAGCCCCGGCAGCTGGTGGCGCTGGCCTTTCTGCGCGGGCTCAGCCATGAGGAGATCGCCGCCCAGACCGAGCTGCCGCTGGGCACCGTCAAATCGCAGATCCGCCGTGCGCTGATCATCCTGCGCCAGCTGCTCAGCGAGCCCGGCGCCCGGGCCCTGTCAGCTTGA
- a CDS encoding cupin domain-containing protein, whose translation MSTDAPPPPPPPPAPRIPSGIKQRLLERVADTDDSHLTIALDDGSWQPWLDGVEIKPLYEVDGVLSYLLRLAPGASLPAHRHPIDEECLVLDGVLRVGSHIELGPGGYHLAHQGALHARISTPTGATIFLRGAVPQACHVLG comes from the coding sequence ATGAGCACCGACGCGCCCCCTCCCCCGCCTCCACCGCCTGCCCCCCGGATCCCGTCGGGCATCAAGCAGCGCCTGCTGGAACGGGTGGCCGATACCGATGACTCCCACCTGACCATCGCCCTGGACGACGGCAGCTGGCAACCCTGGCTGGACGGCGTCGAGATCAAGCCGCTGTACGAGGTGGACGGCGTGCTGTCCTATCTGCTTCGGCTGGCGCCCGGTGCCAGCCTGCCCGCGCACCGCCATCCGATCGACGAGGAATGCCTTGTGCTGGACGGCGTGTTGCGGGTCGGCAGCCATATCGAACTGGGCCCGGGCGGCTATCACCTGGCCCATCAGGGCGCGCTGCATGCGCGCATCAGCACGCCCACCGGGGCGACGATCTTCTTGCGCGGCGCGGTGCCGCAGGCCTGCCATGTGCTCGGCTGA
- a CDS encoding polysaccharide deacetylase family protein — MVFLLSGCGGSGGSSPKPVVVAPPPASNPCPALPAVLGAYSLAAATDGCAGIYFESGNSSLEGRKTALLPDLSAALLASHQRLSMTGVRLLVNTRATTAAANATALAGKQIELSLAPEPAAAQPLSFALARAALQTRRLADLGAPATLAEHLVFEGLALAFATEVSGLVSPQTQAIDASAYAAVQAKALAELDAPLTNRARWFDGSAELPRYAGQTLGHDAVQRYLAQHPGSRAGQAYAVAASEIAPYVGPVDAAAPERQFKARVFVRTPDISDQIAVAELARQADKFRGDYFLEGLTQQKTVALTFDDGPSPYTQGILDLLARHQVHATFYLIGQNLEQFPDLARAAQAAGHTLANHSWDHQHFSGQTPQALWANLERTSDAFERLLGFRPRLYRPPYGEVSDGQVSLLAGLGIKTILWSIDTRDWNLPSVVSTDIISSATLNAHGEAMVLMHDGGGVRSNTVQALEAVILYYKAQGYRFVTVDQMIGVSKGL, encoded by the coding sequence TTGGTATTTCTTCTGAGTGGCTGCGGCGGCAGCGGAGGCTCCAGCCCCAAACCGGTGGTGGTGGCGCCGCCGCCGGCGAGCAACCCCTGCCCCGCCCTGCCCGCTGTGCTGGGTGCATACAGCCTCGCGGCGGCCACCGACGGCTGCGCCGGCATCTACTTCGAAAGCGGAAACAGCTCGCTGGAGGGCCGCAAGACAGCCCTGCTGCCCGACCTGAGCGCGGCCCTGCTGGCCAGCCATCAGCGCCTGTCGATGACCGGTGTGAGGCTGCTGGTCAACACCCGGGCGACAACAGCCGCCGCAAACGCCACGGCGCTGGCCGGCAAGCAGATCGAGCTGTCGCTGGCGCCCGAGCCGGCGGCCGCTCAGCCCCTGAGCTTTGCGCTGGCGCGTGCGGCGCTGCAGACGCGGCGGCTGGCCGATCTGGGAGCGCCCGCCACGCTGGCCGAGCATCTGGTCTTCGAGGGCCTGGCGCTCGCCTTCGCCACCGAAGTCTCCGGCCTGGTCTCGCCACAGACCCAGGCCATCGACGCCAGCGCCTACGCCGCCGTGCAGGCCAAGGCCCTGGCCGAGCTTGACGCACCGCTGACCAACCGGGCGCGCTGGTTCGACGGCAGCGCCGAACTGCCCCGCTATGCCGGCCAGACGCTGGGCCATGATGCGGTGCAGCGCTACCTGGCCCAGCATCCGGGCAGCCGCGCGGGCCAGGCCTACGCGGTGGCCGCCAGCGAGATCGCACCCTATGTCGGCCCGGTCGATGCGGCCGCGCCGGAGCGGCAGTTCAAGGCCAGGGTGTTTGTGCGCACACCCGACATCAGCGACCAGATCGCCGTGGCCGAGCTGGCCCGGCAGGCCGACAAATTCCGCGGTGACTATTTCCTCGAAGGGCTGACGCAGCAAAAGACGGTGGCCCTGACCTTCGACGACGGTCCCTCGCCCTATACCCAGGGCATTCTGGACCTGCTGGCCAGGCACCAGGTGCACGCCACCTTCTACCTGATAGGCCAGAACCTGGAGCAGTTCCCGGACCTCGCCCGGGCCGCCCAGGCGGCCGGCCACACGCTGGCCAATCACAGCTGGGACCACCAGCACTTCAGCGGCCAGACGCCGCAGGCGCTATGGGCCAATCTGGAACGCACCAGCGACGCCTTCGAGCGCCTGCTCGGTTTCAGGCCCCGGCTGTACCGCCCGCCCTATGGCGAGGTCAGCGACGGCCAGGTGAGCCTGCTGGCCGGCCTGGGCATCAAGACCATTCTGTGGTCGATAGACACGCGCGACTGGAATCTGCCCAGCGTGGTCAGCACCGACATCATCAGCAGCGCCACGCTCAACGCCCACGGCGAGGCGATGGTGCTGATGCACGACGGCGGCGGTGTGCGCAGCAACACGGTGCAGGCGCTGGAGGCCGTCATCCTGTACTACAAGGCCCAGGGCTACCGCTTCGTCACGGTGGACCAGATGATAGGCGTCAGCAAGGGGTTATGA
- a CDS encoding DUF938 domain-containing protein — protein MPQAPRTLNAPAAERNKQPILEVLQRLLPARGVALEIASGTGQHAAHFAAGLPGWTWQPSEYEAANLASIAAWTAELANVLPAIQLDVLAADWPLPAAAQTLDAIFCANMLHISPWATCAALMRGAARHLAPQGRLLTYGPYRVPGVATAASNLAFDADLRARNAAWGLRDLAEVCAEADAVGLRLVEQIGMPANNLMLMFSRRT, from the coding sequence ATGCCACAAGCCCCAAGAACCCTGAACGCCCCCGCCGCCGAGCGCAACAAGCAGCCCATACTGGAAGTCTTGCAGCGGCTGCTGCCCGCCCGGGGCGTGGCACTGGAGATTGCCAGCGGCACGGGCCAGCATGCCGCGCATTTCGCCGCCGGACTGCCCGGCTGGACCTGGCAGCCCAGCGAGTACGAAGCCGCCAACCTGGCCTCGATCGCCGCCTGGACCGCCGAGCTCGCGAATGTGTTGCCGGCCATTCAGCTCGATGTGCTGGCGGCCGACTGGCCGCTGCCGGCGGCAGCGCAGACGCTGGACGCCATTTTCTGCGCCAATATGCTGCACATCTCGCCCTGGGCCACCTGCGCGGCGCTGATGCGGGGTGCCGCACGCCATCTGGCACCGCAGGGCCGGCTGCTGACCTACGGCCCCTACCGGGTGCCGGGTGTTGCCACCGCGGCCAGCAATCTGGCCTTCGACGCCGATCTTCGCGCCCGCAACGCGGCCTGGGGGCTGCGCGACCTGGCCGAGGTCTGCGCCGAGGCCGACGCGGTCGGGCTGCGGCTGGTCGAGCAGATCGGCATGCCGGCCAACAATCTGATGCTGATGTTCTCGCGCCGAACCTGA
- a CDS encoding LysR substrate-binding domain-containing protein has translation MSRLPLHTLPAFRAVARLDNLRAAAEELHLTHSAVSQQIKLLEEQLGFELFDRRGRRIVLNAAGAALLRAVEPALTQLDEGVRAAAAAASGTAHRLRVTVLPSFAQRWLLPRMGQWREQHPDIAMELHTSQQLIDLKREGFHAALRQGQGPWRGLEAQCLIDSPSVVLGSPRAAHRLQSGDPATLAARLADEPLLGNVSRWEAWFALAGVRCRVNPVAAFNDAGMMLQAAEQDLGITLSRELLAADALREGRLVRLSPLILPDDEHDSFWLVHPPELRDWPPLQALRAWLVAELERSEQQLLTSTNLGTP, from the coding sequence ATGAGCCGTTTACCGCTGCACACCCTGCCCGCCTTCCGGGCCGTGGCCCGCCTCGACAATCTGCGCGCGGCGGCCGAGGAGCTGCATTTGACGCACAGCGCCGTGAGCCAGCAGATCAAGCTGCTGGAGGAGCAGCTGGGCTTCGAGCTGTTCGACCGGCGCGGCCGGCGCATCGTGCTGAATGCCGCCGGCGCGGCCCTGCTGCGCGCCGTCGAGCCGGCGCTGACCCAGCTGGACGAGGGCGTGCGCGCCGCCGCGGCGGCGGCCAGCGGCACGGCGCACCGCTTGCGCGTCACCGTCCTGCCCTCGTTCGCCCAGCGCTGGCTGCTGCCGCGCATGGGCCAGTGGCGCGAGCAGCATCCCGACATCGCGATGGAGCTGCACACCTCGCAGCAGCTGATCGACCTGAAGCGCGAGGGCTTCCACGCCGCGCTGCGCCAGGGCCAGGGGCCGTGGCGCGGGCTGGAGGCCCAGTGCCTGATCGACTCCCCCTCGGTGGTGCTGGGCTCGCCGCGCGCCGCCCATCGGCTGCAGAGTGGCGACCCAGCCACGCTGGCGGCCCGCCTGGCCGACGAACCGCTGCTGGGCAATGTGTCGCGCTGGGAGGCCTGGTTTGCGCTGGCCGGGGTGCGCTGCCGTGTCAATCCGGTCGCGGCCTTCAATGACGCGGGCATGATGCTGCAGGCCGCCGAGCAGGATCTGGGCATCACCCTGAGCCGCGAACTGCTGGCCGCCGATGCGCTGCGCGAGGGCCGGCTGGTGCGGCTGTCACCGCTGATACTGCCCGATGACGAGCATGATTCCTTCTGGCTGGTCCATCCGCCCGAGTTGCGCGACTGGCCGCCGCTGCAGGCCCTGCGCGCCTGGCTGGTGGCCGAGCTGGAGCGCTCGGAGCAGCAGTTGCTGACCTCGACAAACCTCGGAACACCGTGA
- a CDS encoding pyridoxal-dependent decarboxylase gives MAALDPGFTDALARAAGHALRFRAAVDDRAQHPELGYAQMLERFAAALPETGEAPAAVIDRLAALAAPGLHAMTGRRFFGWVIGSSHPVGVAADWLTSAWGQNAGNPLAAPAAAACETVAARWLLELLDLPREASVGFVTGATMANFVGLAAARGAVLRQAGWDADAQGLFGAPPINVLIGDEAHATVFSALQFLGLGHARVTRVATDAQGAIVPAAFEQALQAAPAGPLIVILQAGQINTGAFDPFAQLIPLARARQAGVHVDGAFGLWARACPPRAALAAAVEQADSWATDGHKWLQTPYDCGYVIVRDAEVHRRAMSISASYLPSAAGERDPSHYVPELSRRARGFATWALISHFGRGGIAAMVERHCGLARLMADRIARAPGVAQLNEVVLNQAVLRFGADQASEVGDRLTRATIARVQEQGHCFVGGAQWRGLWVMRLSVIGGETGEAEALQAADAIVQAWLEVGGAAS, from the coding sequence ATGGCCGCGTTGGACCCCGGTTTCACCGATGCCCTGGCGCGCGCCGCCGGCCATGCACTGAGATTCCGCGCCGCCGTCGATGATCGCGCGCAGCACCCCGAGCTCGGCTACGCGCAGATGCTGGAGCGCTTTGCGGCGGCGCTGCCCGAGACCGGCGAGGCGCCCGCGGCGGTGATAGACCGCCTGGCCGCCCTGGCTGCGCCGGGCCTGCATGCGATGACGGGCAGGCGCTTCTTCGGCTGGGTCATAGGCAGCTCGCATCCGGTCGGCGTGGCGGCCGACTGGCTGACCTCGGCCTGGGGGCAGAACGCAGGCAACCCCCTGGCTGCACCGGCCGCCGCTGCCTGCGAAACGGTGGCCGCCCGGTGGCTGCTGGAGCTGCTGGACCTTCCGCGCGAGGCCTCGGTCGGCTTCGTCACCGGCGCGACGATGGCCAATTTCGTCGGCCTGGCCGCCGCCCGCGGCGCGGTGCTGCGCCAAGCCGGATGGGATGCCGACGCACAGGGCCTGTTCGGCGCGCCACCCATCAACGTGCTGATCGGCGACGAGGCCCATGCCACCGTATTCTCGGCACTGCAGTTCCTGGGCCTGGGCCATGCCCGGGTGACGCGGGTGGCCACCGACGCACAGGGCGCCATCGTCCCCGCCGCCTTCGAGCAGGCGCTGCAAGCCGCACCGGCCGGCCCGCTGATCGTTATCCTGCAGGCCGGGCAGATCAATACCGGCGCCTTCGACCCGTTTGCGCAGCTGATCCCGCTAGCACGGGCGCGCCAGGCCGGGGTCCACGTCGATGGCGCGTTCGGCCTGTGGGCACGGGCCTGCCCGCCGAGAGCGGCCCTGGCCGCGGCTGTCGAGCAGGCCGACTCCTGGGCCACGGACGGCCACAAATGGCTGCAGACGCCTTACGACTGCGGCTATGTGATCGTGCGCGACGCTGAGGTCCACCGGCGGGCGATGAGCATCAGCGCCAGCTACCTGCCCAGCGCGGCCGGCGAGCGCGACCCCTCGCACTACGTGCCCGAACTGTCGCGCCGTGCCCGCGGTTTCGCCACCTGGGCCCTGATCAGCCATTTCGGGCGCGGCGGCATTGCCGCCATGGTCGAGCGGCATTGTGGGCTGGCCCGGCTGATGGCCGACCGCATCGCCCGGGCGCCCGGCGTGGCGCAGCTCAACGAGGTGGTGCTGAACCAGGCCGTGCTTCGCTTCGGCGCCGACCAGGCATCCGAGGTGGGCGATCGGCTGACCCGCGCCACCATCGCCCGGGTGCAGGAACAAGGGCACTGCTTTGTCGGCGGCGCGCAGTGGCGCGGACTGTGGGTGATGCGCCTGTCGGTGATCGGTGGCGAAACCGGCGAGGCCGAGGCCTTGCAGGCGGCCGACGCCATCGTCCAGGCCTGGCTCGAAGTGGGCGGCGCTGCGTCCTAG
- a CDS encoding ECF-type sigma factor has protein sequence MKPVPGETIEAMTVLLQAWRHGDASAFARVIGAVHGEFLRMAASRLRGHDQATLGKGDVVNEAMLRLMQAPTDWQNRAHFFATVSLTMRSVLREHARARLTDKRGGGRMQLTLTDAALGEESMAADLLTLDALLDRLSVNDPRGSQVLQLTYFAGLQRADIAEVLEISLTTVDRELRFARAWLAEQLGRELEA, from the coding sequence ATGAAACCCGTCCCAGGCGAGACCATCGAGGCCATGACCGTGCTGCTGCAGGCCTGGCGGCACGGTGATGCGTCGGCCTTCGCCCGCGTTATCGGCGCGGTGCATGGCGAGTTTCTGCGCATGGCCGCGTCGCGGCTGCGCGGCCATGACCAGGCCACGCTGGGCAAGGGTGACGTCGTCAACGAGGCGATGCTGCGGCTGATGCAGGCGCCCACCGATTGGCAGAACCGCGCACACTTTTTCGCTACCGTGTCGCTGACGATGCGCAGCGTGTTGCGCGAGCATGCCCGGGCCCGCCTGACCGACAAGCGCGGCGGCGGCCGCATGCAGCTGACCCTGACCGATGCGGCGCTGGGCGAGGAATCGATGGCGGCCGATCTGCTGACCCTGGACGCCCTGCTCGATCGCCTCAGCGTCAACGACCCGCGCGGCTCCCAGGTCCTGCAGCTGACCTATTTCGCCGGCCTGCAGCGGGCCGACATTGCCGAGGTGCTGGAGATCTCCCTGACCACGGTGGACCGGGAACTGCGCTTTGCCCGGGCCTGGCTGGCCGAGCAGCTGGGCCGCGAGCTCGAAGCCTGA
- a CDS encoding cupin domain-containing protein: MSKLPTNPAMPIRPAPDPLAQELGTLLAEPLAQAWQATDAPAALRERLTGRLAAARRAGAAMFTVRRRSAERHTLAPGVTAQTLYRAQPGQPLRPGEPLGATLIELAAGASFNSDALNNGPLHREWLMLSGRARLGGEWLSQRDYHVTPAGQAPAQWSSDDGALLFLRESDLAAQPGDQALTVRDAEAGWPEFVPGIRRRVLWQRDGQAALLYFAEAGAQVPHHRHGHDEECLMVQGELFLDDILLQTGDYQLAPAGTGHRLTETDTGVVIYAHGDLDLQFIG; this comes from the coding sequence ATGAGCAAGCTGCCAACCAATCCCGCCATGCCCATCCGGCCCGCCCCTGATCCGCTGGCCCAGGAGCTCGGCACGCTGCTGGCCGAGCCGCTGGCCCAGGCCTGGCAGGCAACCGATGCCCCTGCCGCATTGCGCGAGCGCCTGACCGGTCGCCTGGCCGCCGCACGCCGCGCCGGGGCCGCCATGTTCACCGTGCGCCGGCGCTCGGCCGAGCGCCACACCCTTGCCCCCGGCGTGACGGCACAAACGCTGTACCGCGCCCAGCCCGGCCAGCCGCTGCGCCCCGGCGAGCCGCTGGGTGCAACGCTGATCGAACTGGCCGCAGGCGCCAGCTTCAACTCCGACGCGCTGAACAACGGCCCTCTGCACCGCGAGTGGCTGATGCTGTCGGGCCGTGCCCGGCTGGGCGGCGAGTGGCTGTCGCAGCGCGACTACCACGTCACGCCGGCCGGCCAGGCGCCTGCGCAATGGTCATCGGACGACGGCGCGCTGCTGTTCCTGCGCGAGTCCGACCTGGCGGCGCAGCCAGGCGACCAAGCCCTGACCGTGCGCGATGCCGAAGCCGGCTGGCCCGAGTTCGTGCCAGGCATACGCCGGCGGGTGCTGTGGCAGCGCGATGGCCAGGCGGCGCTCTTGTACTTCGCCGAGGCCGGCGCCCAGGTACCCCATCACCGCCACGGCCACGACGAGGAATGCCTGATGGTCCAGGGCGAGCTGTTCCTGGACGACATCCTGCTGCAGACCGGCGACTACCAGCTCGCCCCGGCCGGCACCGGCCACCGCCTCACCGAAACCGACACCGGCGTGGTGATCTACGCCCACGGTGACCTGGATCTGCAATTCATTGGCTGA
- a CDS encoding alpha/beta hydrolase: MRIDIGQGVRLFVDIQGPGLVPDGPVLREKPTLILLHGGPGFDHSGFKPAFSALSDIAQIVYYDHRGHGRSDRRPREEWTLDTWADDVVRLCDALGIEKPIVLGQSFGGFVAQHYLARHPGHAAKVVLSSTSPHMALERKLAMFERFGGPRAREVAQQFWTRPSTETWAPYWDVCHTLYNQKPPPNGDAAARTIHHNDILFHFAGGEMQALDLLPGLARAQCPVLVMAGELDPVCPLADSQDIAAALPVQLSRLATFAASGHGAWRDEPEAAFALLRDFILAR, translated from the coding sequence ATGCGCATAGACATAGGCCAGGGCGTACGCCTGTTTGTTGACATCCAGGGGCCCGGCCTCGTCCCCGACGGGCCGGTCTTGCGCGAGAAGCCGACCCTGATACTGCTGCACGGCGGGCCGGGCTTCGACCATTCAGGCTTCAAACCGGCCTTCTCTGCGCTTTCCGACATCGCGCAAATCGTCTACTACGACCACCGCGGCCACGGCCGCAGCGACCGCCGGCCGCGCGAGGAATGGACGCTGGACACCTGGGCCGATGACGTGGTGCGCCTCTGCGACGCACTGGGCATAGAAAAGCCCATCGTGCTGGGTCAGTCCTTCGGCGGCTTTGTCGCCCAGCACTACCTGGCCCGCCACCCGGGCCATGCGGCCAAGGTCGTGCTGTCCAGCACCTCGCCGCATATGGCGCTGGAGCGCAAGCTGGCCATGTTCGAGCGCTTCGGTGGCCCGCGGGCCCGCGAGGTGGCGCAGCAGTTCTGGACCCGGCCCAGCACCGAGACCTGGGCTCCCTACTGGGACGTCTGCCACACGCTCTACAACCAGAAGCCGCCGCCGAACGGCGATGCCGCGGCACGCACCATCCACCACAACGACATCCTGTTCCACTTCGCCGGCGGCGAAATGCAGGCGCTGGACCTGCTGCCGGGCCTGGCCAGGGCGCAATGCCCGGTGCTCGTGATGGCCGGCGAGCTCGATCCGGTCTGTCCGCTGGCCGACTCGCAGGACATCGCGGCGGCGCTGCCGGTGCAGCTGAGCCGGCTTGCCACCTTTGCGGCTTCCGGTCACGGCGCCTGGCGTGACGAGCCCGAGGCGGCATTCGCGCTGCTGCGCGACTTCATCCTCGCCCGCTGA